The Engystomops pustulosus chromosome 1, aEngPut4.maternal, whole genome shotgun sequence genome has a window encoding:
- the C1H19orf25 gene encoding UPF0449 protein C19orf25 homolog — MTSRAKKRIVLPSRPEPPSVEEILEDVRGAVASDPVFVCDLSDDSLIPSQEISSDRDRQYMQSCSYVHLNNMLKGAQDELKEKYESLRSSGIKLGKVIEELREAAM, encoded by the exons ATGACGTCAAGAGCAAAGAAACGCATTGTTCTTCCCTCTCGCCCAGAGCCCCCAAGTGTAGAGGAAATTCTGGAAGATGTTCGTGGTGCAGTAGCTTCTGATCCTGTGTTTGTTTGTGACCTTAGTGACG ATTCCCTGATACCTTCTCAGGAAATATCCAGTGACCGCGACAGGCAGTACATGCAAAGCTGCTCTTATGTGCATTTGAACAACATGTTGAAAGGAGCTCAGGATGAGTTGAAGGAAAAATATGAGTCCTTGAGATCTTCTGGAATAAAGCTTGGAAAAGTTATAGAAGAGCTGAGAGAGGCAGCCATGTAA